A stretch of the candidate division WOR-3 bacterium genome encodes the following:
- a CDS encoding NAD(+)/NADH kinase yields the protein ENSLKEIACGNYRLEKRIKLKIEGHPEALNDIVIMPEISFRVINLLIFVNDHFLTEVVGDGVIVSTPTGSTAYSLSAGGPIICPEMEGLVINSISPHSLSLRPIVVPSKSEVKVTLCSESAIVAIDGQKAAKIHKGDQIKIKKSDNYTTLLKLTSLDYFSTLRTKLKLGDTKMRTSCDGCKKRAQCPFFNIDDD from the coding sequence GAAAATTCACTTAAAGAGATCGCCTGTGGAAATTACAGACTCGAGAAAAGAATAAAATTGAAAATTGAAGGACACCCCGAAGCACTTAACGACATAGTCATTATGCCGGAGATTTCCTTCAGGGTGATCAACCTTCTCATTTTTGTCAACGATCATTTTCTGACGGAAGTTGTTGGAGACGGTGTGATAGTTTCAACACCCACGGGTTCCACAGCTTACTCTCTCTCGGCGGGAGGCCCGATTATCTGCCCTGAAATGGAAGGGCTGGTCATAAACTCGATTTCACCGCATTCTCTGTCTCTCAGACCTATAGTCGTACCATCAAAATCCGAAGTCAAAGTCACCCTGTGCAGTGAATCAGCCATCGTGGCGATAGATGGTCAAAAAGCTGCAAAAATCCATAAAGGAGACCAAATAAAAATAAAGAAATCAGATAACTACACCACTCTTTTAAAACTGACCAGTTTGGATTATTTTTCAACTCTGCGGACTAAACTCAAATTGGGCGATACAAAAATGAGAACTAGTTGCGATGGTTGTAAAAAAAGAGCCCAATGCCCGTTTTTTAACATCGACGATGATTAA
- a CDS encoding AAA family ATPase yields the protein MIKSIRIKNIATIKNVEILFDKGLNIITGETGAGKSLIFDAVSLALALETGRRSFKNSGYSTEVSLILEDSDGSVNVVEVKLPKKGKIERALNGKPLQADDVRLFSLNSVMMFGQNKMSELLGSEHFHEYLDYFSQNDFLLRSYAEFYEEYKNLNRELSRLLREKETDEERKKLAEYELEELNGISPKQGEWDELNSAIKKLENFEYIKLHLKSCEEITGSSENSMFSQIKQLRNEVIQLARIDSAYDELNDLVNQLSLVRDELDVSLSKFSDFEFDTETLSSLRERRDILHRAIKKFGGTFENMMKRADELRDFLSSSFVTAENIEKVRQTLKSVEKKVLELLEEISSKRKINSAVLTEEISRMLESLGFKEARFDVRVEDKKKGEYNINGILFDETGRDDVDFLFSANPDISMKSLHKVVSGGELSRIALAIQTITMKKRLLPVVVFDEIDIGISGKTARAVGKYLSLMSSSRQVIVITHLPQIASLADHYIEVQKSVSAKKSETFVQYANGKEDRIRAVASLASGKALTKEAMEYAESLIESK from the coding sequence ATGATTAAGTCAATCAGAATCAAAAATATCGCGACCATAAAAAACGTCGAGATACTGTTTGACAAAGGGCTGAATATAATAACAGGAGAAACCGGCGCGGGTAAGTCGCTGATATTTGACGCTGTATCTCTCGCTTTAGCGCTGGAAACCGGCAGGAGATCCTTTAAAAATTCCGGTTATTCTACAGAGGTTTCATTGATCTTAGAAGACTCCGACGGAAGTGTAAACGTCGTCGAAGTCAAGTTGCCGAAAAAAGGAAAAATCGAAAGAGCTTTAAATGGAAAGCCTCTCCAGGCTGATGATGTCCGTCTTTTTTCGCTGAATTCTGTTATGATGTTCGGACAAAACAAGATGAGCGAACTTCTCGGATCTGAGCATTTTCACGAATATCTCGATTATTTCTCTCAAAACGATTTTCTACTACGCTCTTATGCCGAGTTTTACGAGGAATATAAGAATCTTAATAGGGAACTTTCAAGACTTTTAAGAGAAAAAGAGACTGACGAAGAACGAAAGAAACTGGCCGAATACGAATTGGAAGAATTGAACGGGATCTCCCCCAAGCAAGGAGAATGGGACGAGTTGAATTCGGCCATAAAAAAATTGGAGAATTTCGAGTATATCAAACTCCACCTCAAATCTTGCGAGGAAATAACCGGTTCTTCAGAAAACAGCATGTTCTCACAGATCAAACAACTCAGAAACGAAGTAATCCAGCTCGCGAGAATAGACTCCGCCTACGACGAATTAAACGACCTCGTAAACCAGCTTTCACTCGTCCGAGATGAATTGGATGTTTCACTGTCGAAATTTTCCGACTTTGAATTTGACACGGAGACGCTCTCTTCTCTAAGGGAAAGAAGGGACATCCTTCATAGAGCGATTAAAAAATTCGGTGGTACATTCGAAAACATGATGAAAAGAGCAGATGAATTACGCGATTTTCTTTCCTCGTCTTTCGTGACCGCAGAGAATATAGAAAAGGTTAGACAAACGCTCAAGTCAGTAGAAAAAAAAGTCCTTGAACTGTTGGAAGAAATCAGCAGTAAAAGAAAAATAAACTCCGCTGTATTGACAGAAGAAATTTCGCGTATGTTGGAATCTCTTGGCTTCAAAGAAGCTAGGTTCGATGTACGGGTGGAAGACAAAAAAAAGGGCGAATACAATATAAACGGAATTCTTTTTGACGAGACTGGAAGAGACGATGTAGACTTTCTTTTTTCGGCCAACCCGGACATTTCAATGAAATCCTTGCACAAGGTGGTTTCTGGTGGGGAACTTTCGAGGATAGCTCTCGCCATCCAGACCATAACAATGAAAAAAAGACTTTTGCCCGTAGTAGTGTTCGACGAAATAGATATCGGGATTTCAGGCAAAACCGCCCGAGCCGTGGGAAAATACCTTTCTTTGATGTCCTCTTCCCGTCAAGTGATAGTTATAACTCACCTACCGCAAATAGCTTCCCTCGCAGATCACTACATAGAAGTTCAAAAAAGCGTTTCAGCTAAAAAATCGGAAACTTTCGTACAATACGCCAACGGAAAAGAAGACAGGATAAGAGCTGTGGCATCTCTGGCGAGCGGAAAGGCTTTGACAAAAGAAGCCATGGAATATGCTGAAAGTCTGATCGAATCAAAATGA
- a CDS encoding adenosine-specific kinase translates to MELIAVEIENPKGYNLVIGSSHFIMTPEDIAEALLKSVPSIKYGVSFCEASPPALIRTESNDEELAELSRINAMSIGAGHSFIIFVKDCFPINFINSIKNLPEVTCVYCATANPVKVLAVSLGDQKSIIGVADGISPKGFEGDEDRIKRFQFLRDIGYKLDF, encoded by the coding sequence ATGGAGCTGATAGCTGTTGAAATCGAAAATCCCAAGGGGTATAACCTCGTGATAGGCTCTTCTCATTTTATTATGACTCCTGAAGATATTGCAGAAGCACTTTTAAAGTCCGTCCCCTCAATCAAATACGGGGTTTCTTTTTGCGAAGCTTCGCCACCCGCTTTGATAAGAACCGAAAGCAACGACGAAGAGCTGGCCGAACTTTCTCGAATCAACGCCATGTCAATCGGAGCGGGTCATTCTTTCATCATATTCGTGAAAGATTGCTTTCCGATAAATTTCATCAATTCCATTAAAAACCTTCCGGAAGTTACATGTGTTTACTGCGCTACGGCAAATCCAGTAAAAGTCTTGGCAGTATCCCTCGGTGATCAAAAGTCTATCATCGGCGTAGCAGACGGAATAAGCCCCAAGGGATTTGAAGGGGACGAAGACAGGATTAAGAGGTTCCAGTTTCTCAGAGACATCGGATACAAACTCGATTTTTGA